The Girardinichthys multiradiatus isolate DD_20200921_A chromosome 7, DD_fGirMul_XY1, whole genome shotgun sequence region CAGCTGTCTGCGCCAAGTTCTAACAAGTGTTCTAACAAGTATGGAAGGCTATAGACAGCCAGCAGAGGGCCACTGTAATTTACACCCTAAGATACTGTATGTATATTGACATTCAGACGTTATGTGTTTGAGAATCTGttcaaccctttctctctcctagatgtagcaactgactgagcttctactgtgactaaatatatgtgctctctttcagactctatccttgaaaactggctcagagtttatctgttctttctttctaggtgaaacgactaaaggagctacatccactaacatttacttttccttcccatagaaaggacttctggatcagtgcttctttgttctctttgtgtctctgctctgttctctcaaacccccagtcggccgtggcagatggccgctcacactgagcctggttccgctggaggtttcttccttttaaaagggagtttttcctctccactgtcgctacatgcatgctcagtatgagggattgctgcaacgtcaacgccagtgactgtccactgtctctacatgctcatccaggaggagggaatgctgcaagtcactgactggatgcaatctgctgggtttccttagacagaaaacgttttcatccaatttgaataaataactgaatctgactgcactgttcaatggttaggattaattggaatgtgtgtacctgacttttgtgaagtgccttgagacgtgttgtgaattggcgctatataaataaacggaattgaattgaataattctCCCATTCGTCTCTCTGCAGGTCTTTGTCGCAGATGGAGAGAAAGAGATGAGGCGAATGCGGGGAGAGAATGTGATGGTGCTTCGGACGGACAGAAGAGCTCTCTACATCTACACAGATTCCCAGTGGATGAACGTCCTGGTAACCACAGAAAGCATAGAATGGATAGGAATACAGtcttagagaaaaaaaaatcctctttaGGTTTTATTTATCAGGACATAATATGATTTGGTCTTGGGATCTAAAACCTTAGAAATGCAACTTTAGGTGTGATTAAAGAGCTTGAAGAGCTACTTTTAGCAGTAGTGACCTTCCTTTTGTCGGACTTTATCTTTCTCTCTGGCTCCACTCTTTGCAATTTCGTCAGATCATTGAGGTTTGCACACATTTGTCTTCACAGCTCTCTTTAGATCTTACCTTAGCACTTCAGCCAAGCAGGAATCTGTCATAATGTTGTTTAAACGACTGAGTATGGGCAGCAATCACGGAGGCAGAGCAGTAGTTTCACAGGTTTATTGAAGCACAGCAGGGTTGAAACAGAACACTgactggatctgctggagggGTCTGGGAAGCCACTGAGGAGGAGGGGAGAGATGTTATTGTTTGTTTGGATGAAGGTGATGTAGGTTGTGCAGGACAGGAGTGAGGTTAGCTTACTGTAGATGGTGGGCAAAGGCTTGTTGGAGTAGGTAAGTTCTCCCTCAGAGGCTGAGTTTGGCAGGAGGAGTGGCATGGAGGTTCTCAGTACTGAATCTCTCTTTGTGTGATCTTTTGAGTGGCTGCGCTTAAGCAAAGTGAGCGGTGTTGAAGGGTGGACAGGTAGGTGAGCAATAGTTCTGTGTTTCCTGCAGCTGATTTCTTAGTCGTGAGGCTGGAGACAGTAAAGGAAGGGGGACTCACGGCCGGATCCAAGAAGCTCATCTGAGCAAAACACGAAGAAGAAGGGCATGGAATCAGAGACATAGTCACCAGAGGAATTAAATCTGTAAAAGGCAGGAACAGAGACTCGGGTAACAGTAGGATCATGAATGATAGGAGAACTACAGACACCAGTCAGGTGGCAGAGATAACAGTCGGATGCCTCCCGGTTCCTGGTCCTTAAGAAGCCCTCTTGATTGGGCTCAACGGGTAACACCTGAGGAGCTGCACCTGCCAATCACACCCTGTAGGGAGagacaaaaacagcacaaacacaacCACCTGCACACAACCTCTTTGGGTATGACaggatctggactttgattgctaaccttgatattttttttatatgttgtaggtttgctgctgtgtgtttgggatGATTGTCTTGTTAATGATAACATGGGACAAGCTTCAGCTTTAGGGTAGCTACACATATGACTATAGAAGACTTTAATATACAGATAAATTCAAGGTTGACCCAATGACTGCAAGGTGTCTAGGTCATATGGCTGCAGAACAAGTCCAAATCATTATacctccaccactgtgctttaCATTCAGTATGAGGCCTTTGTGCAGATGGACTGTAACATGCAATAACATAATCTACTTTGGTATCATCAACCTAAAAGACGTTGTTGCAGGTTTGCCATGTTGCAAACTTAGGTTTGCAACATGGCAAACCTAAGTCATATTCTGGCATATTCTTTTGAAAGATGATGGCCTTTATTCTGGAAACCTTTCCAAACAAACCATGTTTATTCacccttttttaattttgctgtcatgaactttaacatttaatatgCTAACTGGAGCATCCAGAGTCTGAGATGGATTTCCACGATCttctttttttgccattttgctCAACAGCCTGACCTTAGTATGGATTTGCTGAGATGTGGACTCCTGGGAAGATTTGCAGCTGAGTGTAGAAAGATTGACTTCAAATTGTTTGCAAACGGCCCTTTAACCTTTCCAGGGTTGATAGGCCGCAACAGtttcattgctgatgtcttttctGCCTGGCATTGTTTTAACACGCACCGGTATGCTGGAGGCCAGCTTTTACCGAGGTGATCACACTGATGGAGATCGGTGCTTTTAATTGGCAGCACATGGCTAGGACTCTCCCTCTTAAATCCTTCGGAAACCATAGGGGCACAAATTAGTCTTTGTCAAACCTGTTTTCAAACCTGTTTAagagcaaatatttttttgaccTGATATATAAAGCTTTAGAGTTCATAGAGAGTGTACTTTCTTTCTCCACATTGTAGTATATTATTTTATCAGTAGTATGAAATATGTAATGAATACTGTGAATCAAACAGATATTCCTTTGGGATGTATCACCTTATATTTAGGTGGCATCCTAAAACACCTCCACACCTTCAAAATTATACAACTCTAGACACAAGCACAGAGACATGGAACATCCACCTACTAACCCAATTCCAATAAAGTTGGGACatataaaagataaataaaactgaatagaatgatttgcaaatcttgttcaacctatatgcaattaaatacactacagacaagatatttaatgttcaaccTGATAGACTTTATtgcttttttgcaaaacatCACTCATTTTGAATCTTATTCTTGCAACACGTTCAAAATAAGCTGGGACAGGGccaacaaaagactgggaaagttggggaatgctcaaaaaacatCACTTTGGATCATTCCACTGGTGAACAGGTTCACTGGAAACAGAtgagtgtcatgattgggtataaaagtAGCATCCCCTATAGGCTCAGTCGATAAGCAAGAATGGTGCGGGGTTCACCACATtgtgagcaaatagtccaacagtttagGAACAATGTTTCTCAATGTACAACTGCAAGGAATTTTGGGATTTCATCGtctacagtccataatatcattgaaagattcagagaatctagAGAAATTTCTGCACATAAGCGTCAAGGCCCATTGAATGCCAGTGACCTTCGACCCTtcaggaggcactgcattagaaccaacatcattctgtaacagatattacctttagttaatgacagagaGTTGATTACAAGAATTGAATGGAGCCAAAATGAACATGAACATAAAGTTCACTTAAAGTATAGAATACATGGATGAGATCAACAATCAGTTCTACCAGAGCGGAGGATTAAATTTAACCTATTTAAACAGAACTGAACCTAGTAAAAATGACTTCAGGAttcatttgttgttattttgtgtttgtggtgGGATTCTTTACAAAATTCTGAATAAGTTTGACTCAcactttaaagaaaacattgttttcatgTCCTAATCCTCAATACAATTTGGTTCCATTAAATTATGTTTGCTTATTAATTACAGTAATTTTATACTGATATTATATTATAGAACTTTCTTTTTGCAGCACGATTGTTTTTAGACACCATATGTTCAGTTTACTGTTCACTATGACCATACTGCAGTGTGTTCAATATATCACGCTGCTCGTATTCCTCATAATCATCTGTTCTCTTTCTGTGTTTGGACTAGGAGGGCCGCAGACTACACACTGACATTTAACTCTGGGTAATAATCTCCAAGCTGAATGATGGATCATCAGATCAATTCCTTCACCTTCTCATGCtatattttattggttttagaAATTTCAACAAATCCAGATTGAGAATTTCTGAATGCctagcattttattttaaaataacatgtttttttagtaaattttcaaaattaatattttccttATGTAAATAGTTTGCAGCATTAATGTAAAACACTGCTGTAAACATTCGGCTCATACAAAGACAtcaataaaaatctcaaaaaacgTGTTTTATAGGAgaacatttgtgtttctttgtctAATCTATGGTGCATGAACTTGaactgtcacggagtgacattttggactttgttttatggtttcttgtgatggtttattttgtctacaTGTTTCTATTAAGTtcattagtttgttttgctccttctactgcctcctggtgttttgttgttctcctccctcattaagttgttttatggttgttttcttattacttggtatagtttattaggcccgagcaggaaaactgctaGGGCCTAcagtaatcgctcgaattcttcttcttcttattattccGTTGCGTgtttgcggggcaatatggtgactttgccatgccccaaaactcaccaaacttcacccaaaattgtcccccgcttttgttccttaatgtcgttgtcagtgggcgtggccaaaccacttagccacacccccaAACGTGAGTTagcccgaaccgtaagtcgtacagatctgaaatttggcacactgctagagctcctcaaaacaagaaaaaaagtatcttgggggtatgccctaaaacgcacaggaagtcgcCAATTTTGGGTCCAAGGCCGATTTTTgaccttttttcacttttactcacctcgaactttaacgaactcttCCTAGGGAATTggagctatcggcttcatatttggccAATATGCTGATAAGGCATGgcggattaaaagttatcaaaattctGAGTTTTCACCCATGTTTATGGGGCGTGGCCGGGACACAAACTTGGCGTTCTCGCACAAactaaaaaaatgcattaactcccaaaaaaaatccaaatcacaccaaagttggcatgactGAGGCCCTTCGGGTTCCCGActatcctatggggtcatatgctgacatcatcaaagcccccctcagaacaggaagtcccttttttcacttggaaaggtgcctctctgaccctcttgacccaatcaacttgaatctgtgtcagaagacagataactagtgggtctaacttcgtttgaagcacactgacttttcataaaagggcgtggccgtgtcggcgcggcgaagtcagacgtcacgcaatggccatacgtttggctctaatttccacatagatcatctgatctgcaccaaattcaatgtgattgactcttgtccagtccccaacagagatctgatgacatatttggtgggcgtggcctaaatCGACTGAGGAATATGAAATTCGGTACACATATgcaacttctcaggacctacaaaaaagtctcttggagcattggtccaaaccccacatgaagtcggccattttggattgaagttgccattttgaccctctttTGGGCGTTTCTaccccgcatatctgagcaaactcctcctacagcttttgacttagagacttgaaaatcactcagtatactcttacgggattggggatcaaaagttatcaaaagctttttgatacatgaaagcgtgtgggagtggccacgcctcaaaatatgacttctttccataaaacactacattgatatagctcctacaaggaaagtcacagacacatgaaaccttctgggattgatctgcctctaggcctgaacaatattcattGGTCAGAtactgacatcatcgaagccccaccccctgagaacaggaagtatcacgttttcctttacagagacaatgtttgatgttcttcacttAATCAATGTCAAACTgtccaagtaacagataacatcatggtcttagacagtcgccagtacttactgctgtagctggagggtgtggctatgatggcgtggcgaattctgatgtcacgccacagtcatacgtttggctctaaattacacatgcatggtccaaatcactccaaactgaatattcttgatctttgtcagcccccaaacagctctattggattacatttaaatttggatcaacagcgcccctaggacacttcaagggctatatctccctcatacatcatcggatccacttgaaatgtagtatacatgatcatgacttaatgatggacatgttgacacagtcaattgatgatgtcgttttagccccacccacaaacaaacaagtgagtgcagcttccatctggaaggtccgatttactcaaacatttgaatgctttttgccagactgaaagtctgcatgaccgaagatcatacgacatgttgctcaaagtgccacctactggcgacgtgttgaagtgacgctgtgtcatcgtatgtggcgtgtaggaggcgatgccaggctcctgcggtcgcccaacagcccgagttgcgctgaggggtgcgagggccttcaaagctgcttgcaggtttctagttattattgtaattattatagttcttggtcttccctggattctctagttttatttctctttagtatctttgtgtttaattgtgttttatttgttcctttgcactattcttgtttactagtttattttctgtttcctttccagttaattcagtcagtgtgtttaggtttgtttacttttgtattcaggttttctttatgggttctttgtttgttctcaggttgttatcgttgttcctatgttccctctagtttctctgtttactttagtcatgattattctagttttcttattccccatttgattatttatctttgtctataggtttgcttggtctgtgtttctgtttattgtttattagttactttacccatcctcagcctttgtatttgtttcacctattCCTTcggcctccctgcctccttgtcacacctgttccctgttccgttgattatctgcctttgttatctcacagtatataaattggttttgtgtctttgttcgttgctggttccttgtgttcatcacacctcgttctcgtccatgattatgctttgttttttgcattaccttaccttgggaaacctgcagtgattttttgtAAGCTTTGTATCTAGGCTCTGGTTCatttcctgcagtgtttttgctacgttttttggccttgtaaataaatctttgaattataaagatgatcctgccgagctcttgtctgcactttggtccgatccaaaaccacatcgtgacatGAACACAGTTTGATTCATtgtctaactttaaatcagactaaacttttcaggttttagatgttaggattacaaaaattattttgttttgctaaaTGACAGAATAATGAGAAACACATTTCCTTTCAATTCATAAGTTTACATTCTTCTATTTATGGTTTGCTCGCATTAccctttaaactgtatgactttaAATATTCAATATGTCAAATATTTAGCTTATCATTCCACAAATCCGGCCACTCCAAACATTGACTTGTTGCACTTAAGCCCCTTTGTAATTTTCTGGTAATTTCCTGGTATGCTAAGGGTTCATTGTCCACTTGAAAGATCTATTTGTACTTACACTGCCAGGcccaaaaaaaaatgcattgtttcaataagcttctgcagtgtcacaagatttatttccacccagtgtagCATTactttttcaccaagatcttacattgatgatggtagagtctgaccgcagCACAAGGCCTTCTCCCAAAGATTCTAAATGgtgttaaggtctggactctgtggaggccaatccatgtgtgagaatgatgtctcatgctccctgaaccactctttcacaattcaagcctgatgaatcctggcattgtcatcttggaatatgtcCATGCCatccaggaagaaaaaaaaccattgatgtaataacctggtcattcagtatattcaggtaatcagctgacctcattctttgaacacatactgttgctgaacccagacctgaccaactgcagcaaccccagatcatagcattgcccccacaggcttgtacagtaggcactaggcatgatgggtgcatcacttcacctgcctctttTCTACCCTGATGctcccatcactctggaacaggaaaaatctggactcatcagaccatatgaccttctttcattgctccagagtccaatctttatgcttcctagcaaattgaagccttttttcccGGTTAgtctcactgattagtggttttcttaaggctacacagatGTTCAGCCCCAATCCTTTGAGTTCCCCTTCACATTGTGcctgtggaaatgctcttactttcactattaaacatagcccagagttctactgttgtttttcttcgatttgatttcactaaacgtttaagtgatcgccgatcacgatcattcaggattttttcaggccacatttcttcctcgaagacaaTGGGTCCCCACAATCCTtctagtttttaataatgcgttggacattTCTTAAACCAATTtcggtagtttctgcaatctccttagatgttttcacTTCTTGATGCATGCAAATGATTTGACCTTtctgacagacatgacagactGACACACTGACATCCTTTCCAAgaccacgggatgtgtctttcTACATGgctgtttaagaaatgagaagcaactcattgcaccagttggggttaaataacttgttgccagctgaaacataattgcccatgcagtaattatccaatggaaggctcgtacctatttgcttagttaaatccaggtggctttttttttggccaggcagtgtagcTTCAACCTTCTGGCTTAAAgatgttgcttcagtatttTCACATTATATTTCCTCATGATGttatctattttgtgaagagcACAAGTCACTCCTATAATGAAACATCtactcagcatgatgctgccacccatATGAAAACTCTGAAGGCATGTGTTTTAGCTGAGTTTTATTTCTGAGACCTCCGTTCAAAAATGAGAGCTTGTTGAGAGAAGGCCATAACCAAATGCCAGCTTCTAATGCCTCTGATTTAGCTTATTTAAGGTATCTGGTACAATTTGGATCAAGTTTCAATCATTCTGTGAAGCGCCTGAAGGACTGCACCGTCGGACTGGTGGCACCCCAGTCTCCAGGCTTGCGGTACTCTCCCTTCTCCAGGAAGTACTGGCGTCCAGTGTAATTGGGACGCTCATAGAAAACCCACCAGCCGTCAAAGACCTTGCAGGAGTTGACCTCCCTCCAGCGGAACTTCTCCAGGAGCGAGGGACAGTCCTCTGTGGCTTCCACAGCCTGGCCGCCAAAGTCGGCCTTCTCATACAGCTGCATCTTGTACTGGGTCCCACTAGTCTGGAAGCAGAGGGGGACATGAGAAGACAGGTAGACACAAAGGAGAGTTTAAAGATAAAGACATTGGGTAGAAATGGAGAAGGAGAGTTGGGTAAGAAAAAAGATAATGGTTACATCATTAGTAGACAACTGTGAACAAGCAGCTTCTGCTCCCAGCTTTGATTTTGAGTTGGGAAACACTGCAGGCTGAGGGTCAAACAGGTCACAGATTTATTTGTTATTGACTGAACCCTACAGGCACTGGTTGCATAAATGACACGACATGAACTCTAATTGTTTACCCTACACTGCAGTCATTGTGGTCCAAAAACCCAGCTAGTATATGCCCAGAACAGAGTGACTTACAAAGTGGACTATTTTGCAGGAGCTGAGGTGATCGTTAAGTCCCATCCAGCGCTGGTACTCCGGGTACTCCCCTTTGGTCAGGACGTACTGGTAGCCCATGTAGTTGGGCCTCTCATACACCAACCAGGCTCCACTGTCCACTCGGATGGAATTGCAGCGGCTCAGGTAGGCGTGGAAATCCGAGCAGTCACTGTCACATTCATAATGACGGCCCTGAAAATTCTTGTCCTCGTAAAAGATAATCTGGAGGAAAAGATTTGGTTTGTGAGTCTTCTCCAAGGCATGGCTCATTTAAGAAAGGTTTGATTAACTGAACTGCTACCAACCTACCTAAAAGGCTAATAAAACAGTGTTTGTGCCACAGACTTAACCATTACTGgaataaaaccttaaaaaacactttcagtCCAGAGCCAACAGAAGATCCCCACAGAGAGGGCTCATCATGCAAACTCACCCTGCCCATTTTGGGTATATAGTTTGGGACCACCTTGGTGATACTAGGCGATGGTGCTAGTGGATTC contains the following coding sequences:
- the LOC124871726 gene encoding gamma-crystallin S-like; translation: MGRIIFYEDKNFQGRHYECDSDCSDFHAYLSRCNSIRVDSGAWLVYERPNYMGYQYVLTKGEYPEYQRWMGLNDHLSSCKIVHFTSGTQYKMQLYEKADFGGQAVEATEDCPSLLEKFRWREVNSCKVFDGWWVFYERPNYTGRQYFLEKGEYRKPGDWGATSPTVQSFRRFTE